In one Echinicola marina genomic region, the following are encoded:
- a CDS encoding helix-turn-helix transcriptional regulator: protein MENELILSKLNRIEKFIFGLKDILNVEELCEYTGFKKSFIYKLVHEGKIPYSKPNGKVLFFERKKIDAWLLQNSHQSESEIKREAFLYARKK, encoded by the coding sequence ATGGAAAACGAATTAATCTTAAGCAAACTCAATCGTATTGAGAAATTCATTTTTGGTCTGAAAGACATCTTGAATGTGGAAGAGCTATGTGAATATACAGGATTTAAAAAGTCCTTTATCTATAAGCTCGTACACGAAGGAAAGATCCCCTATTCCAAACCCAATGGAAAGGTATTATTTTTTGAACGCAAAAAAATCGATGCTTGGCTTCTTCAAAATTCCCACCAATCTGAGTCCGAAATCAAAAGGGAAGCATTTCTATATGCCAGAAAAAAATAA
- a CDS encoding helix-turn-helix domain-containing protein has translation MIGDKIRELREGENILLRQLAAQLDMDTALLSKMERGDRLFRKEDIIELAKIFHQSQEELLTLWLADKILKTTEGEAYIPQALSLALQTYNKNHSI, from the coding sequence ATGATTGGAGATAAAATACGGGAACTCCGTGAAGGTGAAAATATCCTGCTTCGGCAGCTTGCCGCACAGCTGGACATGGATACAGCACTACTCAGTAAAATGGAGCGTGGAGATCGCCTTTTTAGAAAAGAAGATATTATCGAGCTGGCTAAAATCTTCCATCAGTCCCAGGAAGAATTACTAACCTTATGGCTGGCGGATAAAATCCTGAAAACCACCGAAGGAGAAGCCTATATTCCACAAGCCCTCAGCTTAGCCTTGCAAACCTATAATAAAAACCATTCAATCTGA
- the mobC gene encoding plasmid mobilization relaxosome protein MobC, with protein MARPKISNEERRTVRFSFRMNDEEVRQLASLCEISNLPAANVVRSCVFKNRLPQAKVPKLDLQTYVELKRIGNNINQIAKHYNSKFNVSDERLKALDSLSDKLDYIIKCLLDDR; from the coding sequence ATGGCAAGACCAAAAATATCAAATGAAGAAAGAAGGACAGTCAGGTTCAGTTTCAGAATGAATGATGAGGAAGTAAGGCAACTGGCGAGCCTTTGTGAAATCTCCAATTTACCAGCTGCGAATGTGGTTCGATCCTGTGTGTTTAAGAACAGGCTCCCTCAGGCAAAAGTCCCAAAGTTGGATTTGCAGACTTATGTGGAGCTGAAGAGGATTGGCAATAATATCAACCAGATCGCCAAACATTATAATTCAAAGTTCAATGTTTCCGATGAGCGATTGAAAGCTTTAGACAGTCTTTCGGATAAATTGGATTATATCATAAAATGTCTACTCGATGATCGCTAA
- a CDS encoding site-specific integrase, which yields MKISLKKKKLQNGKQSLYIEYYKGSTTDEKGKRIHLRDFEFLKIYLHQKPKNASEKKENKENLQLAESILAIRQSDYIQGKFDVKNISKSKRPFLDFFKEKMEEKAHSEKNYGVWTSTFVHLKNCVSPNFLFDEVDDSFTKSVRRYFEEKARTKSDIPLSMNSKYSYFNKFKACLRSAFDEGYLNINYAARVKSFEQAESQREYLTFSELQALTNTQCKYKVLKKAFLFSCLTGLRWSDINSLTWSEVRDEDDNTFRVNFRQKKTDGVEYLYISKQARDLLGERQSPHDRVFYGLKYSAVYNNEIVRWCNRAGVFKHITFHSARHTNAVLLLENGADLYTVQKRLGHKEIKTTAIYAKIVDEKMRESAHIIPNLDLDLKL from the coding sequence ATGAAGATATCCTTAAAAAAGAAAAAGTTACAGAACGGAAAGCAGAGTCTTTATATAGAGTACTATAAAGGCTCTACCACAGATGAGAAGGGAAAAAGAATCCATTTGAGGGATTTTGAGTTCTTGAAAATTTACCTTCACCAAAAGCCAAAGAATGCTAGTGAAAAGAAAGAGAACAAGGAAAACCTCCAATTGGCAGAAAGCATCCTGGCTATCCGGCAAAGTGACTATATTCAAGGAAAGTTTGATGTAAAAAACATTAGCAAGTCCAAGCGGCCTTTTCTGGATTTTTTTAAGGAGAAAATGGAGGAAAAAGCCCATTCAGAGAAAAACTATGGGGTATGGACTTCCACCTTTGTTCACCTGAAAAACTGTGTCAGTCCTAATTTTCTTTTTGATGAGGTCGATGATAGTTTTACCAAAAGTGTCCGAAGGTACTTTGAGGAGAAAGCCCGTACCAAAAGTGATATCCCCCTCTCCATGAATTCCAAGTACTCTTACTTTAATAAATTCAAAGCTTGCTTAAGAAGTGCCTTTGATGAAGGGTATTTAAATATCAATTACGCTGCTAGGGTCAAATCTTTTGAACAGGCAGAGAGCCAACGGGAGTATTTAACATTCTCTGAACTACAGGCACTCACCAACACCCAGTGTAAATACAAGGTCCTGAAAAAAGCCTTTTTGTTTTCATGTTTAACAGGTCTTAGGTGGTCTGATATCAATAGCCTTACTTGGTCAGAGGTTCGGGACGAGGACGACAATACCTTCAGGGTTAATTTTCGACAAAAGAAAACAGATGGTGTGGAATACCTTTATATCTCTAAACAGGCTAGGGATTTATTAGGTGAACGTCAGTCCCCACATGATAGAGTGTTTTACGGTCTTAAATACAGTGCCGTTTATAATAACGAAATTGTAAGGTGGTGCAACCGAGCTGGGGTATTCAAGCACATTACCTTTCATAGTGCCAGGCATACCAATGCCGTACTTTTATTGGAGAATGGAGCTGACTTATACACCGTCCAGAAGCGATTAGGTCATAAGGAAATTAAAACTACAGCTATTTATGCGAAAATCGTGGATGAGAAAATGAGAGAGTCTGCCCACATCATCCCTAATCTTGACTTGGATTTAAAACTTTAA
- a CDS encoding S8 family serine peptidase has protein sequence MKHLKTFFILLLIVFIISSISREETYYWSNGKKNFLSMDKNSILLRGRPDIDMEALVSKIKKKDLTNSVSKTSKREIIVKSKNANLDIKRILDENPEIESGAYGLTFMNDDNPIFTNGEILLKPKNGVHIDSILNLIKDEYESLKEKKHNTYKIVIKDWDKVLSLSNLIYESELVDYCHPNFRAQILKNQIAIPYTPTDPLYPDQYYLNQGNNIDINAPQAWGISTGVGEVRVAVIDDGVENHEDIDGRVLQGFTPTDPTGFGAPVFPVPLGTNVIIGHGQACAGIIAASQDNVGIAGIAPCTDIIPVNIFNDYTTFVDQNGQLVSVSNETCEDIRDAIDWAWEDGEADILSNSWSYRNEGAWFDNIEDAIGRARTEGRGDLGSLVVFSSGNNHSDFGCDDCYSGVNFPANVPGVITVGAIAPSGTIWNYSSRGPEMDLVAPSGGVGQLADLTTTDRMGANGYNAGNYTDTFSGTSAACPQVSGVASLMLSVNPSLTEPQMRNILQQTATDMGSSGFDNTFGFGRLNAQAALQSALPTVSGSSLLCSGSGTFTLPNTPAGSTVTWSVTPTSPFTNSNGTGSSAFVELFASTYTGRTPKITFNVSSDCGDVEISQNFWPGQPQITYFPPGQDPCHANPYWSAPDIPGVTYTWSVDNPNVWIVQNGDRIVAVLSDDPEYFNLTLQMSDGTCSTSHVINAYTDGYYCQCFSDPSCNNQMALNVYPNPVSENLTVEVDTTDFRLENTGEYLYELKIYSPSGDEMISKQVSTLKTSINVRDLKNGFYYIHLIHKEGIIREKIRVER, from the coding sequence ATGAAACACTTAAAAACTTTTTTTATCCTTTTACTTATTGTTTTTATAATATCTTCAATTTCAAGAGAAGAGACCTATTATTGGTCAAATGGGAAAAAGAATTTTTTATCTATGGATAAAAACTCAATACTTTTAAGGGGGAGACCAGACATAGACATGGAAGCATTGGTCTCAAAAATCAAAAAAAAAGATCTCACCAATTCTGTTAGTAAAACATCAAAACGAGAAATTATCGTTAAATCTAAAAATGCTAATTTAGATATTAAAAGAATATTAGATGAAAACCCTGAAATTGAATCTGGTGCATATGGGTTAACTTTTATGAATGACGACAACCCCATTTTTACAAATGGAGAAATTTTACTTAAACCAAAGAATGGGGTTCATATTGATAGTATACTAAATTTAATAAAAGATGAGTATGAGTCATTGAAAGAAAAAAAGCACAACACTTACAAAATAGTAATTAAGGATTGGGACAAAGTTCTCAGTCTATCCAATTTGATTTATGAAAGTGAATTAGTGGATTACTGCCATCCAAATTTTCGTGCTCAGATTTTAAAAAATCAAATTGCAATTCCCTATACCCCTACTGACCCCTTATATCCTGATCAATATTACCTTAACCAAGGAAATAATATTGATATCAATGCACCACAAGCATGGGGAATTTCTACGGGGGTAGGTGAAGTAAGGGTAGCTGTTATTGATGATGGAGTTGAAAACCATGAAGATATTGATGGAAGAGTCCTTCAAGGTTTCACTCCTACTGATCCAACTGGCTTTGGTGCTCCTGTCTTTCCAGTTCCCTTAGGAACGAATGTTATAATAGGTCATGGTCAAGCATGTGCAGGAATCATTGCTGCTTCTCAAGACAATGTAGGAATAGCCGGTATTGCCCCATGTACAGATATTATTCCCGTAAATATTTTTAATGATTATACTACTTTTGTTGATCAAAATGGCCAACTCGTTTCTGTTTCTAATGAGACATGCGAAGATATAAGGGATGCAATAGACTGGGCTTGGGAAGATGGAGAAGCAGATATATTAAGCAATTCCTGGAGTTATCGTAATGAGGGTGCGTGGTTTGATAATATCGAAGATGCGATTGGCCGTGCAAGAACAGAAGGAAGAGGTGATTTAGGGAGTTTAGTGGTCTTTTCATCTGGAAATAATCATTCAGATTTTGGTTGCGACGATTGTTATAGTGGTGTAAACTTTCCTGCAAATGTCCCAGGTGTAATAACTGTTGGTGCCATCGCTCCAAGTGGAACAATATGGAACTACAGTAGTCGAGGACCGGAGATGGATTTAGTTGCCCCATCAGGAGGTGTAGGTCAGCTTGCTGATTTAACTACTACAGACAGGATGGGAGCTAACGGTTATAACGCGGGCAATTATACAGATACTTTTAGTGGTACCTCTGCAGCTTGTCCACAAGTATCGGGTGTTGCTTCATTAATGCTATCGGTTAACCCCAGTTTGACAGAACCGCAAATGAGAAATATTTTACAGCAGACTGCTACAGATATGGGGAGCAGTGGTTTTGATAATACATTCGGATTCGGACGTTTAAATGCCCAAGCTGCATTGCAATCAGCGCTACCGACTGTTTCTGGTTCTTCCCTTCTATGTTCAGGTAGTGGAACATTTACACTTCCAAACACACCTGCGGGGAGTACCGTTACATGGTCTGTAACCCCGACTTCTCCTTTTACAAATAGTAATGGTACTGGCTCATCTGCATTTGTTGAACTATTTGCAAGTACTTATACCGGCCGAACTCCAAAAATAACCTTTAATGTTTCAAGTGATTGTGGAGATGTAGAAATTTCCCAAAACTTTTGGCCTGGGCAGCCACAAATAACCTATTTTCCTCCGGGACAGGATCCATGTCATGCCAATCCGTATTGGAGTGCACCTGATATTCCAGGAGTTACCTATACTTGGTCAGTGGATAATCCAAATGTATGGATTGTCCAAAATGGAGATCGAATAGTAGCGGTACTGTCAGATGATCCTGAATATTTTAATCTTACTTTGCAAATGTCTGATGGGACTTGTTCAACAAGTCATGTTATTAATGCCTACACAGACGGATATTATTGCCAGTGTTTTTCTGATCCTTCCTGTAACAATCAAATGGCTCTAAATGTGTATCCAAATCCTGTTTCAGAGAACCTCACTGTTGAAGTAGATACAACGGATTTTCGTCTTGAAAATACTGGTGAGTATTTATATGAACTTAAAATATATTCCCCATCAGGGGATGAAATGATTTCGAAACAGGTTTCAACATTAAAAACAAGTATAAATGTAAGAGATCTAAAAAATGGATTTTATTATATTCATTTAATTCACAAAGAAGGTATCATACGTGAAAAGATTCGAGTTGAAAGATAA
- a CDS encoding toprim domain-containing protein, with protein sequence MICSKEVGTIVNFNNQTIQTMNCKQANKIRISEYLSALGIHPKRNLGQCSYYLSPIREEKTPSFKVDHRVNLWIDYGDNNSGGTLIDLILKLNPSFSVEDALNQLKDLKLESFSFQQQTILEDIKIEPKIKVTNTKPIGTNKAISDYLVSRQISPLIAQHFCKEVYFVMNGKRYFGVGNENSNGWSIRNKYWKGCSGQGVSIYGDVENEYFATLSVFEGIFDLMSFVQMNKFSCKATCFLILNSLSNVKEALPYFKSFQTVELYLDRDEAGKKVTKELLETNVNCFDKSRLYDLHKDLNEKVVQERKFGLGR encoded by the coding sequence ATGATATGTAGTAAGGAAGTAGGCACCATTGTCAATTTTAACAATCAAACGATACAAACCATGAACTGTAAGCAAGCCAATAAAATCCGCATTTCCGAATACCTTTCGGCCCTGGGAATCCATCCTAAAAGGAACTTGGGGCAGTGCTCTTATTATCTTTCCCCAATAAGAGAAGAAAAAACACCCTCATTTAAAGTCGATCATAGAGTGAACCTATGGATTGATTATGGGGACAATAATTCAGGAGGAACCCTCATTGACCTGATCTTAAAGCTGAATCCTTCATTTTCTGTTGAGGATGCTTTGAACCAACTGAAAGACCTTAAACTTGAATCTTTTTCTTTTCAACAGCAAACCATTCTTGAGGATATCAAAATAGAACCTAAAATTAAGGTGACTAACACCAAGCCCATTGGAACCAACAAGGCTATTTCGGATTACTTGGTTTCCAGGCAAATATCTCCACTCATCGCTCAGCACTTTTGTAAGGAGGTATATTTTGTCATGAATGGGAAAAGATACTTTGGGGTAGGAAATGAAAATTCCAATGGCTGGTCGATCCGCAATAAATATTGGAAAGGCTGTTCTGGACAGGGGGTCAGTATTTATGGAGATGTAGAAAACGAATACTTTGCTACACTATCCGTTTTCGAGGGAATATTTGATCTGATGAGTTTTGTCCAGATGAATAAGTTTTCTTGTAAGGCTACTTGTTTTCTAATACTTAATTCCCTTTCAAATGTCAAGGAGGCTTTGCCATATTTCAAAAGCTTTCAAACAGTTGAACTATACCTTGACCGGGATGAAGCAGGAAAGAAAGTGACCAAAGAGCTACTGGAAACCAATGTCAATTGTTTCGATAAAAGCAGGCTCTACGATCTGCATAAAGATCTCAATGAGAAGGTGGTCCAGGAGCGAAAGTTTGGATTGGGAAGATAG
- a CDS encoding helix-turn-helix domain-containing protein, with the protein MTNSTSRNIHQGRNIKRFREMLGIKQDSLAHEMGEDWSQKKISLLEQKETIEEDILRQVSEILHIPVEAIQNFDEEQAVNIISNTFHANDSATGFIYNNYPTFHPVDKLIQLHEEKIALYERMLKEKDEMMARLERLITNK; encoded by the coding sequence ATGACAAATTCAACTTCAAGAAATATCCATCAAGGAAGAAATATCAAACGCTTTAGGGAAATGCTCGGTATCAAACAAGATTCCTTGGCACACGAAATGGGAGAGGATTGGTCTCAAAAGAAAATTTCCTTATTGGAACAAAAAGAGACTATCGAAGAAGACATTCTCCGCCAAGTTTCTGAAATCCTTCATATCCCTGTCGAAGCCATCCAAAATTTTGATGAAGAGCAGGCGGTGAATATTATTTCGAATACCTTTCATGCTAACGATAGCGCCACAGGCTTCATATATAATAACTATCCTACCTTTCATCCTGTAGACAAGTTGATCCAGCTCCATGAAGAGAAAATCGCCTTGTATGAGAGAATGTTAAAGGAAAAGGATGAGATGATGGCAAGATTAGAGCGGTTAATTACTAATAAATAG
- a CDS encoding site-specific DNA-methyltransferase: MSIDKLDLKSPDLVKENFDKLAQLFPNCITESEVETTNGTELSRSIDFDLLKQELSHAVVEGIKERYRLEWPGKREAIVTANLPTTKTLRPVREDSVDFDNTENIYIEGDNLEVLKLLQESYLGKIKMIYIDPPYNTGNDFVYVDDFKKKAKESDLESGLVDEEGKKLSGLKDNPATAGRYHSDWLSMMYPRLKLARNLLTSDGVIFISIDDNEVHNLRKICDEIFGESNFLTSIVWEKRFTRSNNSKTFATLTEHILCFRKSDSLSEIKEPRNEKADSTYSNPDNDPRGVWTSVSYVNPATKEQRPNLSYELINPITGEKVVHPTNAWKYEFSKYQKHQSENRLYWGKDGGNTYPRLKRFLSEMDKGMVPVNFWTRQETGTTDEASKYLQDLMKNKVFDFPKPFSLIQKAVRMGMKDSDIILDFFSGSASSAHAILKQNAEDSGKRKYIQVQLPEETDEKSDAYKAGYKNISEIGKERIRRAAKKIKEETNADIDYGFRVYRLDSSNMQDVYYRPQDYQQSQLDAFADNVKPDRTPDDLLAQIMLDWGLSLSLKIRTRDIIGKKVYMVAENSLYACFDQGIDEDFAKEIAKDEPLRVVFRDSGFKNDTAKVNVRQLLKQLSPETEMKVI, translated from the coding sequence ATGAGTATAGATAAACTGGACTTAAAGTCCCCAGACTTGGTCAAAGAAAATTTTGATAAACTGGCTCAACTTTTTCCAAACTGCATCACCGAATCAGAAGTGGAAACAACCAATGGCACTGAGCTCAGCAGAAGCATAGATTTCGACCTGCTGAAGCAAGAGCTTAGCCATGCTGTAGTGGAAGGCATCAAGGAGCGCTACCGGCTGGAATGGCCCGGAAAACGAGAAGCCATCGTCACCGCCAATTTGCCCACTACTAAAACCCTGCGCCCGGTACGAGAAGACTCAGTGGATTTCGACAATACCGAAAATATCTATATCGAAGGAGATAATCTGGAAGTGCTAAAACTCCTTCAGGAAAGTTATTTGGGTAAGATCAAAATGATCTATATAGATCCTCCTTATAATACCGGAAATGATTTTGTTTATGTAGATGACTTCAAAAAAAAGGCTAAAGAATCTGACCTAGAAAGCGGACTTGTTGATGAAGAAGGCAAAAAACTTTCTGGACTAAAGGATAATCCTGCCACTGCTGGCCGCTACCACTCTGATTGGCTAAGCATGATGTACCCTAGATTGAAATTAGCTAGAAACCTATTGACTTCAGACGGAGTCATATTTATTTCTATTGACGATAATGAAGTTCACAATCTTCGAAAAATTTGTGATGAGATATTTGGTGAGAGTAATTTCCTAACTAGTATCGTTTGGGAAAAGCGCTTTACTAGAAGCAATAATTCAAAAACTTTTGCTACCCTGACAGAGCATATACTATGTTTTAGAAAATCAGATTCTCTTTCAGAAATAAAGGAACCAAGAAATGAAAAAGCGGATTCCACGTATTCAAATCCTGATAATGATCCTAGAGGGGTTTGGACAAGTGTATCATACGTTAATCCAGCAACAAAGGAACAAAGACCTAATTTATCATACGAACTAATTAATCCAATAACTGGAGAAAAAGTAGTTCACCCGACTAATGCATGGAAGTATGAATTTTCCAAATACCAAAAACATCAATCAGAGAATAGACTTTATTGGGGAAAGGATGGAGGAAATACCTACCCAAGATTAAAAAGATTTTTGTCTGAAATGGATAAAGGAATGGTTCCAGTAAATTTTTGGACCAGACAAGAGACTGGAACAACTGATGAAGCAAGTAAATACTTACAAGATTTAATGAAGAATAAAGTTTTTGACTTTCCAAAACCATTTAGCCTAATCCAAAAGGCTGTCAGGATGGGAATGAAAGACAGCGACATTATTCTTGATTTCTTTTCTGGGTCTGCATCCTCGGCCCACGCTATTTTAAAACAGAATGCCGAAGATTCCGGAAAAAGAAAATATATCCAAGTACAACTTCCTGAAGAAACGGATGAAAAAAGTGATGCCTACAAAGCAGGTTACAAAAATATCAGCGAAATAGGCAAAGAACGAATCCGAAGAGCAGCAAAAAAGATCAAGGAAGAAACCAATGCGGATATTGATTACGGTTTCCGTGTCTATCGTCTGGACAGCAGTAATATGCAGGATGTCTATTACCGTCCTCAGGACTATCAGCAGAGCCAGTTGGATGCCTTTGCCGATAATGTCAAGCCCGACCGTACACCGGATGATTTGCTGGCACAGATCATGTTGGACTGGGGACTTTCGCTGAGCTTAAAAATCAGGACTAGGGATATTATTGGAAAGAAAGTCTATATGGTAGCTGAAAATTCCCTTTATGCCTGTTTTGATCAGGGCATCGATGAAGACTTTGCCAAAGAAATCGCCAAGGATGAACCACTTAGGGTGGTATTCCGAGACAGCGGCTTTAAAAACGATACCGCCAAGGTGAATGTCCGTCAGTTACTAAAGCAGTTAAGTCCAGAAACAGAAATGAAAGTGATCTGA
- a CDS encoding virulence-associated E family protein has protein sequence MQKRSPFKQLDDNSNYPMVKMIRYLMSKYDFINNVVVYEVFASEKEKDHFYRVNPHTLLIEAKAAGHNTSLADINSFLSSDYIPKVNPLQLYFEKHEKDWIEHEHGDYIERFASYIHVQDSDRFIIQFKKWLVRCVACSLDDQYFNKQALILVQDKQNSGKSTLTRFLTPPDLSEYQTENISIDKDSLIALCQNFLIIQDELSTLNKQEINAQKSLMSRSYIKVRHPYDRKPSMEPRRASIIGSKNKSEFLTDDTGSVRWLCFTLKGINWAYKKEIDINLVWSQAYSLYKNGFDYNMSAEEIAENEEANAQYSTITMEFELVQKHLVPGDKDDDFLTPSDILQYLNKAEGSILKLRREEIGKALKRLGFEQGSKRGYNNKTYPVKGYHIKYRNPPTTLLQ, from the coding sequence ATGCAGAAAAGAAGTCCTTTCAAACAGTTGGATGATAATTCCAATTACCCGATGGTTAAGATGATCCGCTATTTAATGAGCAAATATGACTTTATCAATAATGTGGTAGTCTATGAGGTCTTTGCTAGTGAGAAAGAAAAAGACCACTTCTATAGAGTGAACCCACACACTTTGCTGATTGAAGCAAAAGCTGCCGGACATAACACCTCTCTTGCCGATATCAATTCATTTCTTAGCTCTGATTACATACCGAAGGTCAACCCCTTACAACTTTATTTTGAAAAGCATGAAAAAGATTGGATAGAACATGAACATGGCGACTATATAGAAAGATTCGCCAGTTATATCCATGTCCAGGATTCTGATAGGTTCATAATCCAGTTCAAAAAATGGTTGGTGCGGTGCGTGGCTTGCAGTCTGGATGATCAGTACTTTAATAAACAAGCTTTGATCCTAGTCCAGGACAAACAAAACAGTGGGAAATCCACGCTAACTAGGTTTCTAACTCCACCCGATCTTTCTGAGTACCAAACTGAAAACATTTCCATTGATAAGGACAGCCTAATAGCACTTTGTCAAAACTTTCTGATTATACAGGATGAGCTATCAACTTTAAACAAGCAGGAAATCAATGCACAAAAAAGCCTGATGAGCCGATCCTATATCAAAGTCCGGCATCCGTATGACAGAAAACCCAGCATGGAGCCAAGACGGGCTTCTATTATTGGATCCAAAAATAAGTCTGAATTCTTAACTGATGATACCGGTAGTGTAAGATGGCTATGCTTTACCCTGAAAGGGATCAACTGGGCCTACAAAAAGGAAATAGATATCAATCTGGTTTGGTCACAGGCCTATTCGCTATACAAAAACGGCTTTGATTATAATATGTCTGCTGAGGAAATAGCGGAGAATGAAGAAGCCAATGCCCAGTACAGCACGATCACAATGGAGTTTGAACTTGTCCAGAAACATCTAGTCCCAGGAGATAAAGATGATGATTTCCTTACCCCTTCTGACATACTGCAGTACTTGAATAAGGCTGAAGGATCAATATTAAAATTGAGGAGGGAAGAAATTGGAAAAGCCTTGAAAAGACTTGGGTTTGAACAAGGGTCAAAAAGAGGCTATAACAATAAAACATATCCCGTAAAGGGATACCATATAAAATATAGAAATCCACCTACTACATTACTACAATAA
- a CDS encoding DUF2683 family protein, protein METFLIEIEDQEKADAIKAVLKALKVEFKVSADSSESKRIAESAAQGYKEMLEIEKGEKEAK, encoded by the coding sequence ATGGAAACTTTCCTAATCGAGATAGAAGATCAAGAAAAAGCGGATGCCATTAAAGCTGTGTTAAAAGCACTTAAAGTAGAGTTCAAGGTTTCCGCTGATTCTTCTGAATCCAAGCGGATTGCAGAAAGTGCTGCCCAAGGGTATAAGGAGATGCTGGAAATTGAAAAAGGGGAAAAAGAAGCTAAATAA
- a CDS encoding relaxase/mobilization nuclease domain-containing protein: protein MIAKQSIGKSFMGAFEYNFQKLHDKDITKRAELLATNFSSTERAMVKKELDIMKSLNPRLTRNTYHTSLNFGKEESLTNDKMLAIAEEYMRKMGFDNNAYFIFRHHDTEHPHCHILALRNRFDGRVVSDSNNFRRSEKLIRELEKKYGLQEVKSSQEATLKAANKDEIEMVLRTGEPSKRMMLQEKVNEALKQANNIPSFIEHLEKEGINVLFNQASTGRVSGISYLFDGFTAKGQALGNQFKWGNVSKKLNYEQTRDSKEISKANEQTRAKYPSGASKGQDRISGTDKVLGGTSAKPSADHKESEGFVQSDQQHSLTTAETRSQDGSAYQGTDWAKGIPFSDDTGRENSLFSAYGAIAGLSQLLGPVPATGNLEEAPQRKRKKKKKKSYGRGI, encoded by the coding sequence ATGATCGCTAAACAGTCCATAGGAAAATCGTTTATGGGGGCCTTTGAATACAATTTTCAAAAACTCCACGATAAGGACATTACAAAAAGGGCTGAGCTGCTAGCCACTAACTTTAGCAGTACTGAAAGGGCAATGGTGAAAAAGGAACTGGATATAATGAAAAGCCTCAATCCCCGATTGACCAGAAATACCTATCACACCAGTCTGAACTTTGGTAAAGAGGAAAGCTTGACCAATGATAAAATGCTGGCCATTGCTGAGGAGTATATGAGGAAAATGGGCTTTGACAATAACGCCTATTTCATTTTCAGACATCATGATACCGAACATCCGCATTGCCATATTCTGGCACTGAGGAACCGATTTGATGGAAGGGTGGTATCCGATAGCAATAATTTCAGGCGGAGTGAAAAGCTGATCAGGGAACTCGAAAAGAAATATGGCCTCCAGGAAGTCAAAAGTAGTCAAGAAGCTACGCTTAAAGCAGCTAATAAGGATGAAATAGAAATGGTATTGAGAACTGGTGAGCCATCCAAACGGATGATGCTACAGGAAAAGGTAAACGAAGCCTTGAAACAAGCCAATAATATCCCCTCATTTATTGAACATTTGGAAAAAGAAGGGATAAACGTCCTTTTCAATCAGGCCAGTACGGGCAGGGTATCAGGAATATCCTATTTGTTTGATGGTTTTACAGCCAAAGGACAGGCTTTGGGGAATCAATTTAAATGGGGAAATGTATCAAAAAAATTAAACTATGAGCAAACTAGAGACAGCAAGGAAATTAGCAAAGCAAATGAACAAACAAGGGCAAAATACCCCTCAGGAGCATCAAAAGGTCAGGATAGAATTTCAGGAACTGATAAAGTGCTTGGTGGAACTTCAGCAAAACCAAGTGCAGATCATAAAGAATCAGAAGGCTTTGTACAATCAGATCAACAGCATTCGCTCACCACAGCCGAAACCAGATCCCAGGATGGATCAGCTTATCAAGGGACAGACTGGGCTAAAGGAATCCCATTCTCAGATGATACAGGTCGTGAAAATAGCCTTTTTAGCGCTTATGGTGCCATTGCTGGCCTTAGCCAGTTGCTTGGTCCTGTTCCGGCTACTGGGAATTTAGAGGAGGCTCCTCAAAGGAAAAGAAAGAAGAAGAAAAAGAAAAGTTATGGGAGAGGGATTTAA